In Synergistaceae bacterium, the DNA window TGTCGCGTCTTGTCCCATATGTTCGTCATAATAATTCACGTAAAGCCAATCGCCCGCCTGAGTCCTTATCCTGTCCATGATGTCTTTTACTGTGTCAGTTGCGCTGATGTCAATTTCTACGGAGTGGCCGAGATTTTCGAGTCTGATTGTGCCGTCTCTAAAATTTTCGCCTGCGTCTGAGTAGGCATCTTCAAAAGCTGCGTTATCTTTCATGGGAACAAGAGTCTGCTTTAAATTTGAAGTTACTCCGCCGTGAATTCCCATTTGTGCAGCTATACCGCCTGAATAATCATTCCATTCAGGATCAGTGAAGGGCAGATCTACAACTGTGAAGGCTTCACCTGAAAGAAAATAAATCGCTGAAGAGTCTTCAAGTTCCGAGCCTGTGCTGTCAACGTGAGCATTATATCCCATAATTTGCTCGCCAGCTTGAGAATTTACGCCGTCAACTATTGCCTTCATTACTTTATTTCTATCAATAAAGCCTGTTTCAGGGTCAATTACTGCGTTTTTCTTGATATTTACGTCATAAGTCATGCCGCAGTTCATTTGGACTCGCATTTGAACGCCTATATTATCATCAACACAGGGAGCAGAAGGAAAGTTTACGCATTTTGTGCCAGTCCCTGCGCTTGAGTCAGTGTAGCCGTCAGTTCTTAGTGCAGTCGAGAGTCCTAATTTATCAGCGTAATTATATGAGTTCATATCTAAAAATATAACTTGCTCACCGTTATAGCCGCGAATAACGAGTCTCTTTGTTGCTGCTTCAGAGTCGGCCGTGCTGCGTCCCCAGTCATCGTCTTTATCTTCACTGACTGTAACTTCAAGCCATCCCGCCCCGGCATTCTTGAGTCTATCTGCTATGTAATCAAGGCTGTAATCACCGGGATTTAATTTTATTTCTACTGACTTCCCGCCGCTCATAACTTTCCAGTGTAACTGTTCGCCGTCTTTCACCGTAAAATTTTCGTTCAACGGGTCAAACTCGCGACTCTTCATTGCCGTCTCCATGCCTAAATAATCAAATACATCCATATGGCTGTGATCTATTATTCTTGTCTGATAAGTAGCTTTTATTGAATTATTTGACGTGAATTCGAACATGTTTAAAGCTCCGCCGTCGCCTATTATAGAAAGCGAGGGATAATTAAGAGCTTCTAAGGCCTCATTTATTGCGAGTCTGTCTTCAGGTAACTGCCCCGTTCTCTGAGCAGTAACAACTAATCTATTACCATCAGCAGAAGCCCGCGAATATACTCCGGAAATAGCATTAATTTTATCTGCAACGTCTTCTAATGAGTCGCCTTCATTGATAAAAATTTTTGAAGTTGTAGCCGGGTCATCGCCTAATATTATAGTCAATGAGCTTGAAGTACTTGTGATTGAGTCTTCAGAGATTCCGAATAATTCATTAATTGCGTTTCCTGTTCCTGTTACGGTGATTTCTCCCTTAGTCGACTGCATAATTAACCGGCCTGAAAGATTCCCCGATGTCATTGCGGCAAATGGAGTCCCGTCGGCCTCGCCTGAAATTGTCTCGTTGATTTTGTCAATTAATGCCGTTGAAGTAGTTATACCCGTTAAATCAAAATCGTAATCATTGCCGTCAACTGAAATTGTGAGAGTTCCCGAGTCGTCCGTGCCGTGCCAGCCTACAATATTTGTATTGCCCATGAGTCCGTTAATGCTGCCTGAACCGCTTTGCCAGTCGACTCCGTCTAAATCAAGACTCGTTATTGTCGCCTCCATAGGCATATAATCAGTATCAGGCCACCCTGTTATGCCGATTTTCTCGCCTGTGTTGCTGCGTAAAATCATTTGCTGGATTCCGTTCTCGTAGTCCTTCTCAATTGAAGCATGTACAAGCATATCGGCTCCCTGCTGTTCGAGCGAATTATTTATAATCGTAGCTAAATCGTCAAGGCTGATTCCTGTAACCTCGTTCGGGTCTCTATAACCGTTATCATCAGAAAAATTTACATTGCCTGAATTAGTCTTGTTGCTGTCATAGTCCTGCCAGTCTTCAGGAATAAATACAGAGAGTGTGCGGTTTCCTACAGTGATTTGTACTTTCTCTTCGCGGCCTGTCCACTGCCAATCAATGGGAACATAATGCGAGCAGATAAAATAAGTATTCTCATTAGTGGGCATTAAATTATTTCCGGCAAAACTCACATCACCGAGCAAGCTATCACTAAGGGCGTATTTAATTCGTTCGTCTGATCCGCGATATTC includes these proteins:
- the flgL gene encoding flagellar hook-associated protein FlgL; protein product: MYGRLTTATMYGSLLDSLQASQRGLQELQKQIATGNKYTKLSDNAAAISRSLSIQSALSANDQYQENTSNAITLLRHSHSAMNNILDAAQAIRDLIVEAGDAALDSSQLRDISDQIEANKKIMLDNLNTKVAGQYIFGGTDTTTQPFVELADGSIEYRGSDERIKYALSDSLLGDVSFAGNNLMPTNENTYFICSHYVPIDWQWTGREEKVQITVGNRTLSVFIPEDWQDYDSNKTNSGNVNFSDDNGYRDPNEVTGISLDDLATIINNSLEQQGADMLVHASIEKDYENGIQQMILRSNTGEKIGITGWPDTDYMPMEATITSLDLDGVDWQSGSGSINGLMGNTNIVGWHGTDDSGTLTISVDGNDYDFDLTGITTSTALIDKINETISGEADGTPFAAMTSGNLSGRLIMQSTKGEITVTGTGNAINELFGISEDSITSTSSSLTIILGDDPATTSKIFINEGDSLEDVADKINAISGVYSRASADGNRLVVTAQRTGQLPEDRLAINEALEALNYPSLSIIGDGGALNMFEFTSNNSIKATYQTRIIDHSHMDVFDYLGMETAMKSREFDPLNENFTVKDGEQLHWKVMSGGKSVEIKLNPGDYSLDYIADRLKNAGAGWLEVTVSEDKDDDWGRSTADSEAATKRLVIRGYNGEQVIFLDMNSYNYADKLGLSTALRTDGYTDSSAGTGTKCVNFPSAPCVDDNIGVQMRVQMNCGMTYDVNIKKNAVIDPETGFIDRNKVMKAIVDGVNSQAGEQIMGYNAHVDSTGSELEDSSAIYFLSGEAFTVVDLPFTDPEWNDYSGGIAAQMGIHGGVTSNLKQTLVPMKDNAAFEDAYSDAGENFRDGTIRLENLGHSVEIDISATDTVKDIMDRIRTQAGDWLYVNYYDEHMGQDATRNTGDYPLISISSVDGSAVNIIDVKGHIAQDALGISTSIQGRLNPDGDNDGIMDSSFEWDIENQNFPANSLTIKVAGYSHTLDLTTLRDVTDDSVIKADDVAEFINARMQDYDVRAEINEDNELVLWSQRGYSLEIKFSDENGSDITNDFLGDEELFRTYYRGGYNLEGKSYGTDSRGIDSSSLYDSGIHTQNATIRSGANTAKQNGFGVINDIISAVNSGNRDAITEKMIPKIDNIINNILTVMSSNGALQARYNYNNDRLISENAIMTENYDNLVKVDPADAISQLMVADYMYQANLAIISRLIQPSLLDFLS